A window from Branchiostoma floridae strain S238N-H82 chromosome 16, Bfl_VNyyK, whole genome shotgun sequence encodes these proteins:
- the LOC118403014 gene encoding fibroblast growth factor receptor 4-like produces MRYKNRKFCYSGSAQCDETLRSPAGEISSPGYPGDYPPRVDYTWCVNVEGATGIDVSFLGEFHIELNEDGDGTVTCKDGVEVGQGGRPVPGHHRRLLWEQHPASTEGGHRADVELDVCYSSPCTNGATCLPNLTTYTYTCHCSPGWEGTNCELVAPGALTIETSPPSPSTEEQLNLTCWATGWGFTPNISWYIVDEDSPVDAGLGEQQDTQESDSSFTSIRTLTFTPTKGDNGVTYRCVASHPALAMDVETLMTLNVRYPAEIITPPSITTRVTEGQSVTISCPADGNPGNFIYTWREGGRVIDPSTEHQYDIDNGVLNITSATSDLQGTAYSCEVSNNIGFTPAKASTVLIVDFSAESLNGGGNPTTTIIIVVVVCVVVIIAVVVAAVSILRRAMVSRERQNDAPTGVALEQIPTSSEDGYQSLRLPQGQKSAQPYQGLAVPGDSQRQSTTDVVYEDVKTSSEFPRNQLALREKLGQGEFGNVFRAEAWNISDHQGTTIVAVKTLKAATRDAAQPAFFKELEVLEVLGSHPNVVSFLGCCTDKEPFYLLLEFVPGGTLQSNLRSSRAPQTHSNLHGESKSLSSQDLTKFAWDVAKGMVFLSSKKILHRDLATRNVLVAADKTCKVSDFGISREGEEYERTAHVRLPIRWMAPESLFQRMYTSKSDVWSFGVLLWEIVTLGATPYSGMSSRQVMGHVKHGYRMEKPPHCDGKLYSIMAACWEEQPTERPSFQQLELSLEALMGGGYINLASFDETTYANLQTSGEERC; encoded by the exons GTCCCCGGCAGGGGAGATATCCTCCCCGGGGTACCCTGGCGACTACCCGCCAAGAGTAGATTACACGTGGTGCGTCAACGTAGAGGGTGCTACAG GCATAGATGTCTCTTTCCTCGGTGAATTTCACATAGAACTCAACGAGGATGGTGACGGGACAGTAACGTGTAAGGATGGTGTAGAGGTAGGACAGGGAGGACGTCCCGTTCCAGGACACCATCGGCGTCTTCTGTGGGAACAGCACCCCGCCAGCACAGAGGGTGGACACCGGGCAGATGTGG AGTTAGATGTGTGCTACAGCTCCCCCTGTACTAACGGAGCCACGTGTCTGCCCAACCTGACCACCTACACGTACACCTGTCACTGTTCACCTGGATGGGAGGGGACCAACTGTGAACTAG TTGCTCCAGGAGCGCTTACCATAGAGACCTCTCCACCGTCGCCAAGCACGGAAGAACAGCTCAACCTGACCTGTTGGGCGACTGGGTGGGGCTTCACCCCCAACATCAGCTGGTACATAGTTGATGAGGACAGCCCTGTGGATGCAGGCCTAGGAGAACAGCAGGACACGCAGGAGAGCGATAGTTCGTTCACGTCAATCCGAACTCTTACATTCACACCCACTAAAGGGGACAACGGAGTGACGTACAGGTGCGTGGCAAGCCATCCGGCACTGGCAATGGATGTAGAAACACTGATGACACTAAATGTTCGATATCCTGCTGAAATTATCACTCCCCCGTCTATCACAACTCGAGTAACGGAAGGGCAGTCGGTCACAATCAGCTGCCCTGCCGACGGCAATCCCGGCAACTTCATCTACACGTGGAGGGAAGGAGGCAGAGTCATCGACCCCAGCACAGAGCACCAATACGATATAGACAACGGTGTATTGAACATCACAAGCGCCACATCGGACTTACAGGGCACGGCTTACAGCTGTGAAGTGTCTAACAATATTGGCTTCACGCCTGCGAAGGCGTCTACAGTCCTCATTGTAGACTTTTCGGCAGAATCACTGAATGGAGGTGGAAATCCTACCACAACCATTATCATAGTAGTAGTGGTCTGTGTTGTGGTTATAATAGCTGTAGTTGTCGCTGCTGTATCCATTCTCAGACGAGCTATGGTCTCCAGAGAACGGCAAAACGATGCCCCAACCGGTGTGGCGTTAGAACAAATACCGACCAGTTCCGAGGATGGATATCAGAGTCTCAGGCTACCACAGGGACAAAAGTCTGCCCAACCTTACCAGGGTCTAGCGGTGCCTGGAGACAGTCAAAGACAGTCTACCACGGATGTTGTGTACGAAGATGTGAAAACCTCTTCGGAATTCCCTAGGAATCAGCTGGCCTTGAGAGAAAAACTCGGACAAGGAGAGTTTGGAAATGTCTTCAGGGCTGAAGCTTGGAACATATCCGATCACCAAGGAACAACCATCGTGGCCGTGAAGACTCTGAAAGCTGCCACAAGAGATGCTGCTCAACCTGCCTTTTTTAAGGAATTGGAAGTACTTGAGGTGCTCGGAAGTCATCCGAACGTCGTGTCGTTTCTTGGATGCTGCACGGACAAGGAGCCGTTCTACCTGCTGCTTGAGTTCGTGCCCGGAGGAACTCTGCAGTCCAACCTGCGTTCCAGCCGCGCTCCGCAAACACACAGCAATCTGCACGGTGAGAGCAAGTCTCTTTCTTCACAGGATCTGACGAAGTTTGCTTGGGATGTGGCCAAGGGGATGGTCTTCCTGTCGTCCAAGAAGATCCTCCACCGTGACCTGGCCACCAGAAACGTGCTGGTTGCTGCAGACAAGACGTGTAAGGTGTCGGACTTCGGTATTTCACGGGAGGGAGAAGAGTACGAGAGGACGGCACACGTCCGCCTGCCTATCCGCTGGATGGCGCCTGAGTCCCTGTTTCAGAGGATGTACACGAGTAAGAGTGACGTGTGGTCGTTCggggtgctgctgtgggagatcgtcACTCTGGGCGCCACACCTTACTCCGGGATGTCCTCTCGCCAGGTTATGGGCCACGTGAAACACGGCTACAGGATGGAGAAACCGCCTCACTGCGACGGCAAGCTCTACTCCATCATGGCGGCGTGTTGGGAAGAGCAGCCGACCGAGAGGCCGAGTTTCCAACAACTGGAGCTCTCTCTGGAAGCACTGATGGGGGGTGGATACATAAACCTCGCGAGTTTTGACGAGACCACCTACGCGAATCTTCAAACATCTGGGGAGGAGAGGTGTTGA
- the LOC118403015 gene encoding semaphorin-5A-like, with amino-acid sequence CGLLPVLLDIERFQLVVGARNNILALQLRDLSLVQESEWAPDNDTRLMCKSKGQSEEDCHNYVRVLLSHGDELFTCGTNAFSPVCSTRLLSNLSSVSQEVSGVAKCPYDPRHNTTALLSTEGELYTATCMDLTARDPAIYRMMGQHPTLRTVQYNSKWLNEPNFVSSYEIGDFIYFFFRETAAENENCGKTVFSRVARICKNDIGGHFLLEENWTTFMKARLNCSRPGQFPFYYNELQATYYNPAEEIVYGVFSTEENGIAGSAVCAYNLSSIEEVFNGSFRYKPNSKSAWLTSPNPNSNFQCETVGPDHLRPNQTSRSLEDAMKYQLMDQAVPPSHHNPLVQQEYDRFSHIVVDRIRGRREVFSVMFVATVSGTIRKYIVLPGTDQPCLVEEIHPFPEGAAEPIRSVTLLSDEEAIYVGSQTRIMKIPVHRCQQFKSRKTCLLAMDPYCGWDSYNKRCASLRQSMEHMQDWHQDISSCPVLNLPVDGDYSEWLPWEPCTQLLESGEETTCMCRSRSCDNPAPRCGGKPCVEPATQVSNCTINGGWSEWSVWTCCSRTCGPAVKMRHRSCTNPAPQYGGRLCVGYSQEHLVCNNPPCPEAKGVWLDWSPWSRCSRKCGGGIQERTRMCTAQECPSGCDKEYRECNTHNCPETRKSTPWSPWIHMNITDRGGYYEGRVRYVCKARVPDDSLIWVGHRRLDMRYCDPNSMHSCATKGPARVVHGVWSSWLPWSPCTVSCGSGVRTRQRQCNNPPPSGGGSPCLGPDVIYKDCTMAPCTGREGSSSNSTWSCWSEWSHCSVSCDGGTRFRTRTCFGMGRCEGERRKEETCNALPCLINGWRHWTHWSPCDDAGLRRRTRECGEESPLPGHCTGNTTQEQSCLSDVSLDDVNIQPVKSRNWNKKIDLIYIIIAGIASFFLGGTLFLGSYIYYLRFQESRIHPCHKHVNVNKPNNKKMINTKPKMTVYEASKGDPKYATYKDPFWD; translated from the exons TGTGGACTTCTCCCGGTTCTGCTGGACATTGAGAGGTTTCAGCTGGTGGTGGGAGCTAGGAACAACATCCTGGCACTGCAGCTTAGAGATCTGAGTCTTGTGCAG gaGTCAGAGTGGGCTCCTGATAATGACACAAGACTGATGTGCAAAAGTAAAGGACAATCTGAG GAGGATTGCCATAACTACGTCAGAGTTTTGCTGTCACATGGAGACGAGCTGTTCACTTGTGGGACCAACGCTTTCTCTCCTGTCTGCTCGACAAGACTG TTATCCAATTTGTCGTCAGTGAGCCAGGAGGTCAGCGGTGTGGCGAAGTGTCCTTACGACCCTCGGCACAACACCACTGCCCTGCTGAGTACAGAGGGTGAGCTTTATACGGCCACGTGTATGGATCTCACTGCCAGGGATCCCGCTATCTACCGTATGATGGGCCAGCATCCCACACTCAGGACTGTACAGTACAACTCCAAATGGCTCAATG AGCCCAACTTTGTATCTTCCTATGAGATTGGAGACTTCATTTACTTCTTCTTTAGAGAGACAGCAGCTGAAAATGAAAACTGTGGAAAG ACGGTGTTCTCCAGAGTTGCAAGAATTTGCAAG AATGACATTGGTGGTCACTTTTTGCTGGAGGAAAACTGGACAACGTTTATGAAGGCCAGACTGAACTGTTCCAGACCTGGACAATTCCCTTTTTACTACAACGAACTCC AGGCCACCTATTACAACCCAGCAGAAGAGATCGTGTATGGCGTATTCTCAACGGAAGA AAATGGCATTGCAGGTTCGGCCGTTTGTGCCTACAACTTGTCATCGATAGAGGAGGTCTTCAACGGCTCCTTCCGATACAAGCCCAACTCCAAGTCTGCTTGGCTGACGTCCCCAAACCCCAACTCTAACTTCCAG TGTGAGACAGTGGGCCCTGACCACCTA CGGCCCAACCAGACCAGCCGCTCCCTGGAAGATGCCATGAAGTACCAACTCATGGACCAGGCTGTCCCCCCCTCCCACCACAATCCACTGGTCCAACAGGAATATGACAG ATTTTCTCACATCGTTGTGGACAGAATACGAGGGAGAAGGGAAGTTTTCAGTGTCATGTTTGTAGCAACTG TTTCTGGTACCATCAGGAAGTACATTGTTCTACCTGGCACAGACCAGCcctgtttggtggaggagattcACCCTTTCCCT GAGGGAGCAGCAGAACCCATCCGATCTGTCACACTGCTGTCAGATGAG GAGGCTATCTATGTGGGTTCCCAGACACGTATAATGAAGATTCCTGTCCACAGGTGTCAGCAGTTCAAGTCAAGGAA AACCTGTCTCCTTGCCATGGACCCCTACTGTGGGTGGGACTCCTACAACAAGAGATGTGCTTCTCTTAGACAGAG TATGGAACATATGCAGGACTGGCACCAAGACATCAGCTCCTGTCCTGTTCTCAACCTGCCTG TTGACGGAGATTACAGCGAGTGGTTGCCATGGGAACCGTGTACCCAGCTTCTGGAGAGCGGTGAGGAGACGACGTGCATGTGTCGGTCCCGGTCGTGTGACAACCCTGCGCCGCGGTGTGGAGGGAAGCCATGTGTGGAGCCCGCCACTCAAGTCTCCAACTGTACAA TTAATGGAGGCTGGTCAGAGTGGTCGGTGTGGACGTGCTGCTCCAGAACCTGTGGCCCGGCGGTGAAGATGCGCCATCGTTCCTGCACTAACCCTGCACCCCAGTATGGGGGACGGCTGTGTGTGGGGTACAGTCAGGAGCACCTCGTCTGCAACAACCCACCATGCCCTG AAGCCAAAGGGGTGTGGCTGGACTGGTCGCCATGGTCACGGTGTTCCCGGAAGTGCGGCGGAGGGATACAGGAGCGGACCCGGATGTGCACCGCCCAGGAGTGTCCCTCCGGGTGTGATAAGGAGTACAGGGAATGTAACACTCACAACTGCCCAG AAACCCGGAAGTCCACTCCATGGAGTCCCTGGATCCACATGAACATTACGGACCGCGGTGGTTACTACGAGGGCCGCGTCCGGTACGTGTGTAAGGCCCGTGTGCCTGACGACAGCCTGATATGGGTGGGACATCGCAGGCTGGACATGCGCTACTGTGACCCCAACAGCATGCACTCCTGCGCAACGAAAG GTCCAGCTCGAGTTGTCCACGGGGTGTGGTCCAGCTGGTTGCCATGGTCACCATGTACAGTGAGCTGCGGTTCAGGGGTCAGAACGCGGCAGAGGCAGTGTAACAACCCCCCTCCCAGCGGCGGTGGTTCGCCCTGCCTCGGACCTGATGTCATCTATAAGGACTGTACCATGGCACCTTGCACAGGTAGGGAAGGGTCCAGTT CTAACTCTACTTGGTCCTGTTGGTCGGAGTGGTCTCACTGTTCGGTGTCGTGTGATGGTGGAACGCGGTTCCGTACCAGGACCTGCTTTGGGATGGGGCGGTGTGAGGGGGAACGGAGGAAGGAAGAGACGTGTAATGCTCTCCCCTGTCTCA TAAACGGCTGGAGACACTGGACCCACTGGTCGCCCTGTGATGATGCCGGCCTGCGTAGGAGGACACGTGAGTGTGGGGAGGAGTCGCCCCTCCCAGGGCACTGCACAGGCAACACCACACAGGAACAGTCTTGTTTATCTGATGTCAGCCTGG ATGATGTCAACATCCAACCAGTCAAATCTAGAAACTGGAATAAAAAGATTGACCTAATCTACATCATCATCGCAGGAATCGCGTCGTTCTTTCTCGGAGGAACACTGTTTCTTGGATCTTACATCTACTACCTGAGATTCCAGGAGTCCAGAATACACCCCTGTCACAAACACGTAAAcgtcaacaaaccaaacaacaagaaaatgatcAACACGAAGCCAAAGATGACGGTGTATGAAGCGAGTAAAGGGGATCCGAAATATGCAACTTATAAGGATCCATTCTGGGACTAG